In a genomic window of Occallatibacter riparius:
- a CDS encoding SOS response-associated peptidase: MSWKLSRTVLRGADGGNAARLLDQKIDAKTKQPYAIGLKDGALFAFAGLWDRWKDKATGQALETYTIITTDPNELMEPLHNRMPVILRPEDYGRWLEPGEPSHLPVDLLRPYTSDEMTAWKVNARVGNVRNNDPLCVEAL; this comes from the coding sequence GTGAGTTGGAAACTCTCACGCACGGTTCTTAGAGGGGCGGACGGCGGCAACGCCGCCCGCCTACTCGACCAAAAGATCGATGCGAAGACAAAACAGCCGTACGCCATAGGTCTGAAGGATGGGGCGCTATTCGCTTTCGCCGGGCTGTGGGACAGGTGGAAGGACAAGGCAACAGGGCAGGCACTGGAGACGTACACCATCATCACCACCGACCCCAATGAACTCATGGAACCTTTGCACAATCGAATGCCGGTCATATTACGGCCAGAAGACTACGGCCGATGGCTGGAGCCGGGAGAGCCATCGCACCTGCCTGTCGACTTGTTGCGGCCATACACCTCGGATGAAATGACGGCGTGGAAGGTCAACGCGCGGGTCGGCAATGTTCGGAACAATGATCCGTTGTGCGTTGAGGCGCTGTGA
- the ltrA gene encoding group II intron reverse transcriptase/maturase — MTTEQSVGAASHGSNRWREVDWRSVNRNVSRLQVRIVKAVEEGRWGKVKALQRLLTHSRDGKLLAVRRVTENKGRKTAGVDGVTWDTPAKKMAAVDAMGCGDYRPLPLRRIYIPKSNGKLRPLGIPTMRDRAMQALHLLALDPVAETIADADSYGFRKRRSCADAIMGCHIVLCHRNPQWVLEGDIRGCFDNISHAWLVAHVPMDRGILRKWLKAGYMEKSLFHATELGTPQGGIISPVLANLTLDGLERRLREKYPVSGKGSEKGRNAGVHLIRYADDFIITGRTKELLECEVKPLVEEFLRERGLELSTEKTRITHIEEGFDFLGQNLRRYSNGKLLVKPSRKNIQALLDNVREVIRRAQSAPAWQLVRELNRIVRGWALYHGHVQSKRIFSRVDYAIFKALWQWALKRHPCKGKRWVMRKYFARRGNRDWCFFGVRELGDGRKENVWLFHATSLPIRPHVKIRRDANPYHPAWETYFEARESKHMARTLWGYKSLLYLWRTQQGKCVVCGDPITRETGWHNHYITSRVLGGTIGASNCQLLHPECHRALHSRLCGFYAPRLPLEAL, encoded by the coding sequence ATGACGACGGAGCAATCCGTTGGTGCAGCTTCCCACGGTTCGAACCGCTGGCGCGAAGTGGATTGGCGCTCGGTGAATAGAAACGTGAGCAGGCTCCAGGTGCGTATCGTGAAGGCAGTGGAAGAAGGCAGATGGGGTAAGGTGAAAGCCTTGCAACGACTGCTCACGCACTCGCGGGACGGAAAGCTCTTGGCCGTGCGGCGAGTGACGGAGAACAAAGGCAGGAAAACCGCAGGCGTGGATGGTGTAACGTGGGACACGCCCGCAAAGAAGATGGCTGCAGTAGATGCGATGGGATGCGGCGACTATCGACCGCTACCTCTCCGTCGCATATACATCCCGAAGTCGAACGGAAAGCTGCGTCCGCTTGGAATCCCGACCATGAGGGATAGAGCGATGCAGGCGCTACACCTGCTCGCGCTTGACCCAGTGGCAGAAACCATTGCGGATGCTGACTCGTACGGGTTTCGCAAACGGCGCTCGTGTGCAGATGCGATCATGGGCTGTCACATCGTCCTGTGTCATCGCAATCCGCAGTGGGTGCTTGAAGGCGATATCCGTGGCTGCTTCGACAACATTAGTCATGCGTGGCTGGTTGCGCACGTCCCAATGGACAGAGGCATCCTCCGCAAATGGCTAAAGGCGGGATACATGGAGAAGTCCCTCTTCCATGCGACCGAGTTGGGAACACCGCAAGGCGGGATTATCTCGCCTGTGTTGGCAAACCTGACTCTCGACGGTCTAGAACGACGCTTACGGGAGAAATATCCAGTGAGCGGCAAGGGATCGGAGAAAGGTCGTAATGCTGGGGTCCATCTGATCCGCTACGCCGACGACTTCATCATCACCGGCAGAACTAAAGAACTGCTGGAGTGTGAAGTGAAGCCGCTGGTCGAAGAGTTCCTCCGTGAACGCGGACTAGAACTATCGACGGAAAAGACAAGGATCACGCATATCGAAGAGGGTTTCGACTTCCTCGGACAAAACTTGCGACGGTACAGCAACGGCAAGTTGCTGGTTAAACCGTCTCGCAAGAACATCCAGGCTTTGCTGGATAACGTCCGTGAAGTAATCCGAAGGGCGCAGTCTGCCCCTGCATGGCAACTGGTTAGGGAACTCAACCGCATAGTACGCGGCTGGGCCCTGTACCACGGGCACGTGCAGAGCAAGCGCATCTTCAGCCGTGTTGATTACGCCATTTTCAAGGCGCTGTGGCAATGGGCACTGAAGCGACATCCCTGCAAAGGGAAACGCTGGGTCATGCGGAAGTACTTCGCACGGCGCGGTAATCGCGATTGGTGCTTCTTCGGAGTGAGAGAGCTTGGGGACGGACGCAAAGAAAATGTATGGCTCTTCCATGCAACATCTTTGCCTATCCGTCCTCACGTCAAGATCCGGCGGGACGCGAATCCATATCACCCGGCTTGGGAGACATACTTCGAGGCCCGCGAAAGCAAGCATATGGCTCGCACGTTGTGGGGCTATAAATCGCTGCTTTATCTCTGGCGAACCCAACAGGGGAAATGCGTTGTCTGTGGCGATCCCATCACACGCGAGACTGGATGGCACAACCATTACATCACCTCACGGGTGTTGGGCGGCACTATCGGCGCCTCCAACTGTCAGCTCCTTCATCCCGAATGTCACCGCGCACTGCATAGTCGTCTCTGCGGCTTCTACGCACCGCGTCTCCCGCTGGAGGCGTTATGA
- a CDS encoding SOS response-associated peptidase yields MCGRYGRRADKQRIAEWMQTHNTSVFDDSYFAPSFNIAPTDMQPVVRLDRETGERELTIMRWGLVPYWAKDSKVGFSTINAKAETVTTSPAFREPMKRRRCLVPAEWFYEWVRPASRSDDCPAWPHDRTCRPIGSTPGGQAVR; encoded by the coding sequence ATGTGTGGACGATACGGCAGGCGGGCGGACAAACAGCGCATTGCAGAGTGGATGCAAACCCACAACACGAGCGTGTTCGACGACTCCTACTTTGCCCCGTCGTTCAACATCGCCCCGACCGACATGCAGCCGGTTGTGCGATTGGATCGTGAGACCGGCGAGCGCGAATTGACGATCATGCGCTGGGGCCTTGTGCCGTACTGGGCAAAGGACTCCAAGGTCGGATTTTCCACGATCAATGCCAAGGCAGAAACCGTCACCACGTCGCCGGCGTTCCGGGAACCGATGAAGCGGCGGCGGTGCCTCGTGCCTGCCGAGTGGTTCTACGAGTGGGTGCGACCTGCAAGTCGCTCCGATGATTGTCCGGCGTGGCCACATGACCGGACCTGCCGTCCCATCGGCAGTACCCCAGGAGGTCAAGCGGTTCGGTAA
- the ligD gene encoding non-homologous end-joining DNA ligase: MIPSEPIPFTSPMECRQVNRLPDGPDWVYELKLDGYRAQAIRDDARVRLLSRNGNDFSRKFPQVFAALKEALPRRTAVDGELVAFDDTGRLSFNAMQNATAKTNVVFFVFDVLIHRGKDVTGLTLRERTLLLQSAFTASDRVQHSEQFDGPASRFVTAVRKMGGEGVVAKRLSSVYEAGRRSGAWAKLRLNMGQEFVIGGFTPGSNGIDALVVGFYDGKKLMYAARVRAGLIPATRQELHSRLKPLVTEVCPFANLPEATSGRWGQGLTAAKMKQCTWVKPRLVANCEFLEWTDSNHVRHIKFVALRDDKKALDVARE; the protein is encoded by the coding sequence GTGATTCCGAGCGAACCCATTCCGTTTACCTCTCCGATGGAGTGTCGGCAGGTCAACCGATTGCCTGACGGCCCGGACTGGGTATACGAACTTAAACTCGACGGCTACAGAGCGCAGGCGATTCGAGATGACGCTCGCGTGCGCCTTCTATCCAGAAATGGAAACGACTTTAGCCGGAAGTTCCCGCAGGTTTTCGCTGCGCTGAAGGAAGCTCTGCCCCGCCGGACTGCCGTGGACGGGGAGTTGGTCGCGTTCGATGACACCGGACGACTGAGCTTCAACGCCATGCAAAATGCCACAGCAAAGACGAACGTTGTATTCTTTGTGTTCGACGTTCTAATCCACCGCGGTAAGGACGTCACCGGTCTGACCCTGCGAGAACGAACTCTCCTCCTTCAATCTGCATTCACGGCATCGGATCGCGTGCAGCATTCGGAGCAATTCGATGGTCCCGCGAGCCGGTTTGTCACTGCCGTGCGGAAAATGGGTGGAGAGGGCGTCGTTGCTAAGCGTCTGAGCTCGGTCTACGAAGCCGGCAGGAGAAGCGGCGCCTGGGCGAAGTTGCGGCTCAACATGGGGCAGGAGTTTGTGATTGGAGGTTTCACGCCGGGGAGCAATGGAATCGACGCGCTGGTAGTTGGCTTCTACGACGGCAAAAAGCTGATGTATGCTGCGCGTGTGCGTGCCGGCTTGATTCCGGCTACAAGGCAGGAACTTCATTCGCGATTAAAACCGCTTGTCACCGAGGTTTGCCCTTTTGCGAATCTACCGGAAGCAACGAGCGGCAGATGGGGGCAAGGACTGACAGCAGCCAAGATGAAGCAGTGCACCTGGGTAAAGCCGAGACTTGTCGCCAATTGTGAGTTCCTGGAGTGGACCGACTCGAATCATGTCCGGCACATCAAGTTTGTGGCCTTGCGCGATGACAAGAAGGCTCTCGATGTCGCGCGCGAATGA